The following coding sequences are from one Musa acuminata AAA Group cultivar baxijiao chromosome BXJ2-4, Cavendish_Baxijiao_AAA, whole genome shotgun sequence window:
- the LOC135609142 gene encoding transcription repressor OFP8-like, translating into MSTSATQKRSSSGTFLGLGCGCKDSKSVSVSVSSSSVDAKSVTPAPLTRRARELSSADTMTLSSPSTFSYGEEEVKMESSASTPSLFGLLRQLNELEQDVTSWGRCTLPSPAHIKEGEKKRLHQRSGSEGGGRKVEESVAVVKETKDPLGEFRRSMLQMIIDKEIVDGEELRELLRRFLALNSPRHHDTILRAFAEIWEEVFAGYETTPDLLHHRNRTRLPVPRHL; encoded by the coding sequence ATGAGTACGAGTGCCACGCAGAAGAGGAGCAGCAGCGGCACCTTTCTGGGCCTCGGCTGCGGCTGCAAGGACTCGAAATCGGTGTCGGTGTCGGTGTCGTCGAGCTCCGTCGATGCGAAATCCGTGACACCGGCGCCATTGACGCGGAGGGCCAGGGAGCTGTCGTCCGCGGACACCATGACCTTGTCCTCCCCCTCCACCTTCTCCTACGGGGAGGAGGAGGTGAAGATGGAGAGCTCCGCTAGCACGCCCAGCCTCTTCGGTCTCCTGCGCCAGCTGAACGAGCTGGAGCAGGACGTGACTTCGTGGGGACGGTGCACTCTCCCATCCCCCGCTCATATCAAagaaggggagaagaagagaTTGCATCAGCGAAGCGGCAGTGAAGGAGGAGGGCGGAAAGTGGAGGAGAGCGTGGCGGTGGTGAAGGAGACGAAGGACCCACTGGGAGAGTTCCGGAGATCAATGCTTCAGATGATCATCGATAAGGAGATCGTCGATGGCGAGGAGCTACGGGAGCTGCTCCGCCGCTTTCTTGCTCTCAACTCACCACGCCACCATGACACAATTCTCCGAGCATTCGCCGAGATCTGGGAAGAAGTATTCGCCGGCTACGAGACCACTCCCGACCTTCTTCACCACCGCAACCGTACCAGACTTCCCGTTCCTCGGCACTTGTAA